One genomic window of Candidatus Bathyarchaeota archaeon includes the following:
- a CDS encoding 3'-phosphoesterase: MVPRRLEKYRQLRDFDKTSEPEGREKMGEGSIYVIQKHDATHLHYDLRLEMNGVLKSWAVPKTPPTEPGI, encoded by the coding sequence ATTGTGCCTAGGCGGCTTGAGAAGTATAGGCAGCTAAGAGATTTTGATAAAACGAGTGAACCGGAGGGTAGGGAGAAAATGGGTGAAGGAAGCATTTACGTGATTCAGAAGCATGATGCAACTCATCTTCACTATGACTTGAGGTTGGAAATGAACGGTGTCTTGAAGAGTTGGGCTGTTCCTAAGACTCCTCCGACTGAGCCGGGGATTAA